Genomic window (Gasterosteus aculeatus chromosome 1, fGasAcu3.hap1.1, whole genome shotgun sequence):
TCACCCTCGACTGCCTCCTCCATCATTCGAGAGGCATTTGCTTTGGCACAAAGTGCAGCAATCGATAGCGGTGCTCTGTGCGCGATATGGGATTCACACCCCCAAGTAACTGTTAAAACGCACCTGGATCAATAAGCTCATCAAACCACAAGATTACATGACTGTCACCAATGAGGGCACAGATACACGCGTCAGTGAAGACTCCATTTGCTTGGAAATACCCCTCATGGGGATGGTTTATGCTCACTATAATTATTCACATAGACTTCTGGCGGGAATATAAAACATCATCCATtaggacaacaacaaaacaacaagaacattTGTGTCGATACTTCACTGTTTGATGGTTATAATGTCTAGTGATTCTACACTTTCAGGCTATATTGCATTGCAAATGTTTCAATAGTCTTAGGCCTGTTTGTTGTCTTACATCCTACCCTTTCCTCCTGTATACGGTGTGTCAATCCTGATATCAGCTGTTCTCATCAGCTGGTTGCACATTCCCCACCATCAGCTTTTAAATACAATTCTCTCTCTGCTTTTAGTATTGCATGCCCATGCACCCCACTACCCTGCGCCTGCCCATCACTGCCCAGTCCCAGCTGCATCATCGGCAATGTTGACAATTTCTGATTCGGAGCTGTGATCCAACTAGCACCACATTTAGCGGCCATTCATCAgaacaaaaggagagaaaactgTCATGTAGCTGATGCTTCTTCATCAGCCCCCACAAAGAAGGCAAATGTTGACAGTCACACTGCAACCCGATCCCACCACCTAATCCTCACAGGATCCCTCAGGGTTCCTGTGAATCACTGTGTACCAGCGGgatggaacacaaacacactttttgcCAGACCAAACAACGGGGAAACTACCGTCACTTGTTGCCTCAGCTGCCCCATGAGAACAGAGAACCTAATTAATGGTAACGTATGCTTAATCCGCTTGATCAAAATATTTAGAGAATGTGAAATCATCAAACAGCTACGGATCGTTTCCGCTCTGGCAGGCCGATGGGAAACAGACTGGGTCAATAAAAAGTGGGGAGAGCAGGAATGCCGTGCTGCATGTGATCTATACCAGAAGTTGAGAATTAGTTCAACTTAAGCACATGGGTAGATACAAAACGTATCGCATTTATAGTTTAGTTATAAGCCGGTTTGTTGCTCTTTCGGAATTAGCCCAAATACATATGTTGCATACAACACATAGATTCTAGGCCTGTTTGAATTCAGTTAAACATCAAGGATCATCCTCGAGTAGCTGTAGACAAGGACAAGGCATAGAAGACACACGTACTGACTCCAATCAAGCGGCAGCCTCCAGTGTATGACCTGTATGTTTTCACCTCCATTACAGGTGTTCCAATTAGGTGAGTTTTATGAATCCATGTCTTACTGCTATCGTAGTACATATTTTGTAATGATACTCGCTCCCACTCACCTCTCTTCTTCTTGCTCATCGGCCCACTCACACCGTCCCTGGCATTCCTCAAAGCTCTCCGTGCATCGAGCAGCTCCTTGCGATACATCGCTCTCGTCTTCCTCCCAACGTCCCTTCAACGGGCTACTACTGCCCCAAACATCTGCCCCGCTGTGTGCAAGTCTTCTCACAAGGCCTTTTATTGAGACACAGCACTTTTAACGGGGGAACTTTCTCAAAATTACTCCAGCAGGCCCAGTTTTCCCAGCGTCATCTTCTCTTAAGGTCGCCTCTTTTTTGCCCTCTTCCTGTCTTCCCCCAGTCCTCCCGAGCTTTGACTGCCAACTTCAGCAGTCTATTTCCAGTCTCGTATAGTACAACCCCTTCAGTTGTGGTGTACTTTCCCTTTGCACCCCCTTTCAGAGAGCCTGCCCCCCCGTCAGAGCAGGAGATTAAAACCCACCGCTACACAGACAGCAGACGACCTTTGTCGTCCTCTGTGGGTCACTCTGCTTGGACCACAGGGAGTTTTGAATCTCGAGTACAATGCAGACATCTCGTTATACACCATTAACGTACGGCTACAACTGCACATACATTATGGGACAATACGGGAGTTAAAACAGACATCAGTCAAAAGAGGAAGACTGCCAGGTGCTCATAAATCTCAAAGAGGgaggtgaaaaagaaaaaacacactgtaGCGTAAAATTCATATCAATACTCTGAATCATTTATCTTTTATAGAATACTGAGAAGCTTTTGATGTTGACTGTCTCAAGTTGTATTTGAGCTGATTGCTGTTTTCAGGAGGCCAGAGCCCCAACCTTCATCCTTGCATCCTCAAGCCATCTGGGGCTAAAACTTCCACAACAACCCATCCATCCGTCGCCAATGTCCACTACCTGCCTAAAACAATACAACTCACGCTGTTGTGATGTCACTTACACTTATAATGCACATATGAGCCTAGACACATGGAATGATTTGGTTCCCTTGTGACTccctaaaacaaaaaggatgcTCACATCTATgagatttttttctgttctgcTTTAAAGTGCAACAAAGACACCCCCCTGCGTCACAATATGAGAATTATCTGCCATTTCAAAAGTAGCTTACACTACGCCTTACGTGGAGCTCGCATCGAGCCGTATTTATTCAAAAGCTATCCGCCAGAGGGTGACGTCAGTCGAGGGGTCGAGACACAGCACTTCTGTGGCTTCTGGGTGATATCTTAAAGCGGCAGACCTGAGGGTCTACCTATCAGGCGAACCAAGCAATGCTCAAAAGCTAACCGCCCAACAGGCCCCACCACAAATCCCCCCACACCCCTGGCCTCCCTTTCATCCCCCTGACGGTGATGGAGAGTGACAGCGCAGAGTCTTGACCGTGGAGACGCTATAATTATCTGTGATGTCTGCTGGTGCAATCGGAGAAGGGGCCGGCGGCGGCATCCACACATCACTCGAGCACGAGCCCTCTAGCCTGCACGGCACGTACCAGGTTATAAATAACCACGGGGGGAGGAGTGGGCTGGATCAAGCTTAACATACAGCTCAGCACATAGAGGGAAAGAAACTACTACCAAAAAGGGGGTTGAGAACAAAAAACTTGAATAAAAGATGCACGCAATCTGTGCCGTCGTCTCATTGTAAGATAAATGATTCACAGAGAGAATAAAGAGGAGAGAATTAGTGATGAGATTAAGAGTAAGAAACAGAGAGCAGAAATAGGTGATGACGAACAAAGCGGTCAAAAAGTAGAAACTAGGCTGGACTGCAGGGAGTCGCTCAGAATAAGGGGAGCGAGTCAGAGAGGTGCCGAGTGACATGCCAGCTGAACCGCGTGTGCCAGCTCAGAAGTGTGAGAGCTGGTGACATGTTAGCCCAACTGTCAACTCCACAAGCCAAGACGACGACACCGCGATCGGATACAGCCCCAAACGGGCATGCTTCAATAGCTGAACCTGATCATTTTATCTAAAAGTTAAATAATACCCGGCATCAGCTTTGCCTTTACCATTCCCATATGGGTTATTCTCACCATAGAAGTAGAAGATTGTTCCTACCGATTATTCCTAAAAGAGTCCGATTCACTGCTGAGACGCTGACGTACTGAAACTATGACATACATGTGTCCATATATGTCACGTGCTAGAGATAGTTACTGGGGCACAGAGAAGAGTCAAGCTTAAAAACAGGAAGCTTTTCTCTGCGGGGCGGAGGTGACGAGATAAACCGGGGACTAATGGACGATCCAATCAAATCCATCATGCCAGAGAGCAAAGACACTGGAGCACTTCCAGACAAGTTCATCATTCATTATCACACGGCTCTCTGCTAAAAACTCTGTTCTGTCCGCCACTCCTAAAAAGTAGCAGTTCCTGGATGCAACTCCAGTTCTACGAGTGTGAGAAAagcaaggagaggaagaaggagtgAGACTTGCTACGTGAGCAGATTGTTTAATGACGTACTTGATACAATACGGAGCGGAGGAGGCCCATTGAACTCGTTCATATGAGTCAGCTGTTACTCCATCGGGGTTAGTGGCCACTTCGGTCTGCAATGTGGCTGCTGCACTGAAAGTGAGTGAGACAGGATGAACGGGACATATGGAGCTGCTCCTACCAGATCATGTCATGTCTCGCGTGTTTTACTGTTTGAATTTACGCTGGGAGATCCGCCACCCTGATCTGACCAAAACACTACCTACTCTGAAGTAAAGGACCAAAAGCTAATAAAAAGCCAGTGCAGGCGACCATCCTCCCTTCCAGAGTCTCTACCTACATCCACAAGCTCCTTGTAAGCCTGTCCCAGTTTAAAcaattatataaataaagcTTTAAGAGAGTGAAAGGAAAATGTCCCCCTGTTAAAAGAAAGTTTCATTACCTTCACCCAGGTCCATAACGGCCAAGACGGCGCTGCAACTCGCCTCTCCGAGCTCATTGGTCGCCACGCAAGTGTACAGGCCTGCGTCGCTAGTGCGGCAGTCCCGAATCCACAGCCCGCCGGAGTCCTGGGCTTCAGATGGGGGGAGCGGCTCGCCGTTGTGGTACCACGTCAGCAGAGGTTTGGGGAATCCTGCCACCGACAGCCGCAGTCGGATGTCGCAGCCCGTTCCTACCGCCGCCTTGCGGAGCTTTCGGGTGAAGGTGGGCGCCGCGGGTTCTTGCATTGCGACGTCGGCATCAGGATGAATCGGGTCCTTGGTGACTTTGGGCCTCTCGAAACTGGGACTGGATCCGGGAACTTCTGCCATCTTGATTTCTGTCAGACCTACACTGGGGACTGTAATGACCAGCGCACATCGCTTTCAACCACATCATAGTTATGTTCATGTAGCATCAAAGATCCTCACTGACATGTATTCCAAACGGCCTAAAACAACCCTAGAATAAAACTTCCTATCCATAAAAATTACaatattgaaaaatattttctggGTTCAGCGAAGGATGCTCCATCCATTGCACAATGTGTCGTGCTGCTATTGAGACGATGTAGTCATAAGTGAAAAATGGGAAGTTCGATCCATACTGGGCTGAAAAAGTAAAGATGCATCTAACCCTTTTTTCCGTCTCCTGCAGGTGCAGTTGCTTGGAGAACTCTTACTAtgtattttctgtcattttggtAACCAGGATGTGGGGAACAAGGCGTGTCCTGATACCTTACACTGTTATAACATGTGTTAAGACGCTACTAGTGAATGTTCtttcattgaaaatgaaaaccagGGGCTCTACGAAGGTGATATTATAAGCCTCAGCAGTCTTAAGGAGGATTTGCCCTACAAAAGAGCATTGACGCCAAATGCCAGGATTTGCCTTTCATCTCCGACCCACAATTACCTTTGACAACTTTTTCTATCACGCTCTTCCTCCTGGTAACAAAGTATGTTACtacctgtgtgtctctggcCTGCTGATGGGAGCACAACATCAGAACCAAAAATCACAGGTTTCTCAGTTTGGTTGGCTTTAGTTTTTAGACCATTCTGCAATTTAAATAATTCTTTGACTAATAATTGGGAGAGGAGAACCTTAGTGGCAATATACAGAATTATTAAATTTTCTAATTAAAAATATGATCTTCCGTTAATTTATTGATCTAACCCCACATTAGAAAGAAATGCATCTCACCTCACTTTTGCCATTGAAGACAAAAGATCTCCTTCCGGACATCCCACAAAGTCCAAGTTAAGGTAACAAGATCCATGGAGCAAAATACTTCATCTCAAATCATTTGCTGAAGCCCGTGTCTCGTATGCGTGTCCTTCAGCGAGCCCGGGCTTTAGGTGTAAGTCCAGCCTAGATCATGTAGCATTAGCAGGCGCTGCCGTGGCCCCTTTCAACAGCTTCAGCGCCGCCGGTAACTGCTGAGCCACAGATTCCTTTTCCTAAATGTCAGCCACTCAGGCCCGCCGCTCTCGTGTCTTTTCAGTGACCACATCTGAGtacttccaaaaaaaaaaaaaaaacattctgaaacTTTAGTGCTTTTTTCAGTACTTACAGCAgctcattttctctccctttctctttctctcccatctCACTGGTTCAGCCCTCGACTCCCTCAGGTTGGGAATGACAGCTGCACCACTGTGGACAGGTCACATTTCTTAGGCTGCCATGTATGACCaacaccccctctcccccaaacACATACAAGCTTCGTTGATAATGTTAtcaaccagtgtgtgtgtgtgtgtgtgagaggacatCACCCTGGGACATTccttctgttgtttttatcgTTCAGGTTTTGTTTAGGATGGTAATTTAGTTGTGATGGTTAAGATGTCAGGTTCAGGACTTTATTGTCTCAATGAGTGTCCTCACAAAGACAGAAGTACTGTGttatgtttgtgcgtgcgtgaggGACAGGcaaacagcgtgtgtgtgtgtgtgacagttggAGTTGCTATAAAAAGAAGGTCTAAGAATAAAGACAGTGATTCACACAACTGTAGGGCAGTGATATAACATTACAATCCGATACAAGTGGTTGGAACATTTGCAGTAGTTACAGTAGAATACAATGTTTGATACATTTATTCAACGCAGGCATTTTGAGTTCATTTGTACCATTCTTTCCAATTAGTTTTGCATGTGTTATATTGATGTTTTGCCCCTGTCGACACATGCTActattaattcatttttgatTATAATAACTGTGGATGAAGATATGCCCATATTTACAAAACATTGCTGTTCCTTAATTTCATCATCTTTCCTTTGGATTGTCAGGTATCTAGCTCACTTTTTCACTCTGATCGATAGgctttctttatctttttaacATCCTGGATATATCATTCTAACACATATTGTAGACCCTTCTGTCCACGTCTCTCTGGAATCCCTTTTCTTGTTCATCCACAAAATAGAGGGCGTATAAAATAAGTGAGTGCAGTTAGTGTCAGTGTTGGCTCAATGGTAGCTCTGGCAGCTTGACGGAGTTGCAGCGAGGGACATGAGTTAGCGAAGAGTGTTATCGGTATTTGCTTACGCTTTTATTCACAGTTTCCCAAAGAAAAAATCTGTTCTAACTTGTCTTGAATGAGCTGTCGTCCCCTGAGAGGTTCCAACACTGAGATACACAGAACTTTATTGTATAGCCAATAGGTAAAGCTGTTCAGCCCGATAATGATCACGAGTACCTCATTTTAGACGATGTTTGTTTTGGTTGCTAAGTGTGATGATAATAACATGTAGAGTTTTGCTAACAGTTGAGGCATTAACAGTGTTACATATAATTCCTAAAGGCTGTTTTCTCATCATCTTCATGTGCTGCTGTTGGTTTCATCCAAACGCATTGACAAAAACATTATTGGGACAAATGTTACTGTTGGAGTACAGTAGATATCAGTGGAGAAAGATGAAGATGAATTTACGTTGTTAAGTTGTGATGTTGTATTTTGTCGCCCTCTTTTGGTCGACACAATGAATTGTAAGATTAGGCTCGATTTTTTATAGTAAGTAAGTGTCTCAATGACGTATCGAGCTAACGTTACCGTAATGCTAATAACTATTAGCTCAAGTTAGCATAAATCAGATGGAAACCGGATAAATGTCCGTGTAAGCAATAGCTAATAtgctttagcttttagctaAAGTAAAGGAATTAACGTTAATAGTTGTTTGCAGAGCTAACTTGGTATGCAATTAAAGTGTGAAAGTGACTTAAAGTTgaattaacgttagctaacgttggtGGCTAACATGATAGCTAACATTAGCACAATTAAGATTTAACGTTAACCGCTAAGAGTTAGAAGTAAGAGTCACTTCTCTTGTGTTAACTTAAAAGTTCGTTTTCTGCatgtcacaaaaacacatttcagctaCACAAAAAGTAAAACCAGATGTATACAAAGCGTATATCTCACCCATGGATTtttttctgtgcttttgttCAGGTTAAGTCAGGCAGGTCAACGGCTGCTGTCGCTGCTAACGAAGttaagttaacgttagttaTATTTAAGTTAATATATTATCCAAGTCGGCCATGAGTGTGAGCCAGTACGAACGATAGAAAACTGCTGAAACCGGAGACGCTAACCAGAATTGAGCTGTTATTATTGtctttatgttttatttcaattattGACACCAGACGTAACATTACATTAGTGTTTTTCAGAAGTGCCGTCATCCTACAGTTTGACCACAGTCTCACTTCAAGCATAAACAGTTGATTTCAATGACGAAATTATGGGAAATCGCTGCTTGTTCGCTCTTtgatgcttttttatttcgtAGCATCACTGATTCAGATTAGTAACAGTATAACATCTTAAAATGcttatttttactttgtaaaCACTGGGTTGGAGCTCCACCTTTAAGCCTTCAACCTAACCTCACAAACTGATGGCAAAGAAAGGTAATAAGGTCAAAGTTACAATAGCATCAAAGCATCAAAGGATTACTTATTTTTTTCTACATGAAAACAGTGCAAGCCTCCTAATGTTATACATTTTATGAAAGTTAAATGCAATTTGATGGTTAAAACCAAAAAATCGGTGAACATCTGGTCCTTGGCAAGTTAAATATCTGATTAAATATTCTTGTTCATAAACATACCATatgaaaaatatttctctgAGACGTATTCAAGGCTGGGCTGCACGGTGGCGTGGCTGTCGCAAGagggtcctgggttcgacttcgcccagtggcctttctgtgtggagtctgcctgttctccccgtgtctgcgtgggttctctccgggttctccggcttcctcccacagtccaaagacatgctctggggatcaggtcaattggggactttaaattgcctgtaggtgtatgaatgtgagtgtgaatggttgtttgtctctgtgtagccctgcgattggctggagaccaatccagggtgaaccccgtctcttgccccccgcgaccctgtgtgcaggatgatAGATATGGCCGCTCTGCATCATTACAAATGATGTATTAAAGGTCACAAATTAATGTTTTCCAGCGTAACGAGAAGGTAAAACAGCGCGcacaaatataattttattATTGTGAAACCTACTACGAAAGCCGATAATACAAAACATGTGTTGTTGTATTTGACTCTGCAGGATAGAAAAGAAGACAACTAAACAAGCAGAGACATTCCCTCCATACTGTGAAACAGGCGTAGAAAAAGATAATGCGACATCACAGCCGTCAAGGCCatcctctgctctcttcctcATGTGTTGGAAACAAGGCGCTTTTGCTTGCACACGTCACATAGACTCAGAGAGCTGTAGACAACCGAGGGCTCTGTTTTCTGGAGCTTATTGGACCTCCATCTTTACAGAAAGGCTGTGCAACGCCGGAAAATCGCCACACTTTTGCCGTGCACGTTTATGTTGTCACACCTGGGGGTTATTTTCGCAGTACAGCCATGGTGTCCTGTGCTCCCTTCATCCTGGGCCCTCTGTGGATCCATGCTCTGACGCAAGCCTGCATGGGAGAAGAGCTGTCCCGCGAAGCGGTGTTGTCCTGGTTTACAGGGCGGTTCCTGGAGGGCCTCgggctggaggaggccccgtAGAGGTTCCTGATGGGCACACGGCACAGCCAGAAGCAAGGCCGGCACCCCCCCCAGGGCGGCGGGGGTCATCCATCCGACCGTGGAAACATCTGAAATCATTCTCTTCCCCAATTCTGGTGAGAAGTGCTTCTGCTATTTTGTCTTTTACCCACCAAAACAATCTTTTTtgctttacaaaataattaTGAACAAAGCAAATAATGTTTTAGAAGATTTAGATGTTATAGAGATTGAAATTAAACATAGCCCTGATATAAATTACATTCCAACAGTGGCGCCAATTGATCAGATATTTCTCAACCAAAGTGCCTGTGATTTCTATTCCAGCTTTGAAACTACGCTACCTAAACTATATAGTCCATAAAGTCTTTAACTTAATCTGATCATTTGACGTGGCGGTAAACTGACTATATTCCCGctataaacacaaataaaacaaatacatttgaataagcTGGTGTTCATTCAGGCTGCTTTCAACTGCAAAGTTTGAAGTCTATTTTGTAGCCAAATTGTTCCCATTCATGTTTGTGAAAAGAAGTGTGTTGATCTGAAAGTCTGCAGCCTCCTCCACACAACAGAAAGGAAAATGAGGATGACGCCTCAACCAAGCAGCTGACTTCACTGACTGCTTTTATCTCCCTTTGGCAGACTCCCTCTGTGCCACAACCAACTCAGCTCCTGGAGAAACGGCCAGCAGCCACTGCACGTATCATGTCCAGCCCTCCGCCAGAAACCTGGAGATGCTGGTCACATCTGCCCACTTCTGGTTCCATACAGGCGATGGAGCGAACTCCTCCGCCCAGCTGTTCATTCAAACCTCAGCACAGGAGCGCCTTCGGCCAGCCGGGGCTCCCTCGGAGACGGGCTTGGACGGGTGGATCACCTACCACCTTGGACTAAACCAAGCCGGCCCCCCGGGGCAGAGGGCCCTTTTCTGCTCCAGGTCCGCTGTCCGGCCTGTCAGAACCACACCAACAAATCAGACAAGACGCCCTTTCTTCACCTCCACGCTCGGCCTCGTGGTCCTGTCCTTCCGCCGTCGACCCTCTGAGTGACTGCCTGAGGGCAGAGATCAAAATCAGCTTTGAGGAGCTGGGCTGGGCCCACTGGATTGCCTATGCGAAGCTGCTGACTTTCCAGCACTGTCATGGGAACTGCGCAGCCTGGGATTGAACTCAGTGATGAGGTCACTGAGGGTCATCACGACATCTTACTGGGGGGGTTATCGTTCCAGTACGAGACCTTGCCCAACATTATACCTGAAGAGTGTATTTGTATCTGAGCCTGGAAGCTTAAAGGGCCAGTAAATCAGTAATCGTTTCTGATCCGTACACCaagatttgttttaaaaaaaaaaaaaaaaaactgagcaGGAAGTATTTTAGATGTCTCCAAGACTGCAGAAATGTGTGGTAATTTGGGGAAGCGGATAATTTAAAGATCTACATTCAACTTGTGTGACTAATGAGACTTAAAGTTTGTTACTTATAAACCAATAACTAAAAATGATCCAAGGCCAACATTGTATTACTTTGCATTGGTTGTTATTTCTGACCTGTAGAGGGCAGTCTTTGTCTACATCGCTTCATTTACCCATTAATAGCTTTAACATACAGTCGGACTTCTGTTAACCATGAGTTATATTAAATTGGATTTGAATAAACTCTGATGTGTTAAatatcacagaaaaaaaaaagcaacttcACAGAGTCGAGTCCAAAGTGTTactttaatatatttatttactctgaagaaaaaaaaaaaaaaaaaatctctactgttccaaaaacatacaatagaaaaacaaatgtattaaccaACAAAATATAATCTTCAAAATGGAATGTTGTAGCAAAACTTGAAGTGAGATTACAAAAATACAGCATCAAACTGCTCTTTAGCAATGTAGGTTTATAATGTCAGCCTAAGCCCATCAACCAGACGAGGAAAGCGTGCAACCTCCGTATGAACACAAAGCTATTGATCAAAAGCCTCACCATGAATTAAAGATTATACATGTTTACATGGCTCAGCTTCAGCAGCCAACAGTCATCCTTTTTTCAGCTGGGTGGAGTTTTTATTCCAGGCTACATGAAAGCATCGATGTTTCCGAGTGGTGAACATCACGTTTGGGAAGAAAACATCTCACCAAAGAAGAATGTAAATGTCAGAAAACAAGGAAGGAATTTGAATGTTGGCAGAAGGCAGATGTTTCCAGCCGgttagcaaagaaaaaacaccccccaaaaaatgtggAATTATTCTTTCAATTTCCGCAAAGGTGAACATCgcgatacatttttaaattgtaCATTATTTAGAGATGAGATGTACCAACTGTTGCATTAGTAGTTTCAACACTTCCATCTAAACAAAAGAGTAAATATTCTGGAGCTTTGGGAGAAGAAACAGTCAAACAGCTACTGGTAAAATGCAACTAGTGCTTTAAATGAATggagtacaaaaaaaacaaacaaaaaaaaaaaaaagattcttggAAATTCTATGGAACATTTCCGGTCGATAAATTCAAGCATTTCCCAGGTAAACATTTCGGCCGAGTTGAGCAAATACACAGGCTTCCAAATGGTCAAATATTTCTGAAATGGTGTGGATAATAAACAATGACCTGACAGAACGCTGCTGCACGCGGCCCAGAAAAGACATTAGCAGATTCTGAGGCCGACAAGCCAAAGAGGCCTTTTAGACAGAGAAGAGTTTTAAAAACAGGTTTCGATAATCCTGACACAGTCTGAAATTGATGATCACTGAATGGCCACAACAACAGAGGGGGCGGGACAACAAGGTGCACACAAATGTGCGTTGGCAGAAGGCACAAGGTTTGGACGCGGCTCAGCGATTTTCTGACTCACCTCCAATACTGAAAAGTGCATcgctaaaaacacacacaaacacatccctCCCCCCCAGTGGTCTGACTGCACTCctatgcgccccccccccgcatgtGTAAGGCCGGTAGGAATGGAAGAACAGACTGTTGGGGCAGGAGGCACGCTCAGGCTTGTGCTCCTAGGAGAAAGACACAAGAGACAAATATTCAGCATGTTTGTTCACTCACGATAAATCATATCCATGTTACAATAGAGCCCAATGGATGGGGCAAACATTTTGGTAGATTTAACATGTTCCCAGTCTCAAAGCTACTTACAGAAAAGGCACTTTTAGAAATAGGGAGATATTCTTTGTCAAGACATTCTGCATTCTACATCAAATTGGTTGTTTTGTTGACACAAAAGGCATAAACAATTTTCTATTCTCAGTCCAATAAAAACACAGGGTAGTTAATTTTTAAAACCTCGGAGGTTTTGACACCCAACTAAGTTGAAATCCCTGCGAAAAGCTTGTTACCTTTCTCGCTCGCTTCCCCCTGCTTTTCCTGGGCGAAGTTGAGGCGGTTCTGCTCGGCGGCCATCTGCGCAGCCGCGTTGCCCTCAGGGCTGCTGCTCCGGGAAGGGCTTCCCTCATCGGCCTGGTAGGCCAGGTCCAGGTGCTGCTGCGCCAGCTTCAGGTGACCCCTCAACCGCTCCAGCTCCCTGGATGAGGGCAACTCGTCCCTGAAACTCTCCCGCCCAGAGTCCCCCATTGGGGAGTTCCTCGGCTCTCCCTTCAGTTTCTCCTTCTTCATGGTGGCGTGGTATCCCGGCGGAGCAGCGTGCCCGGGGCGAGAGGACGACGAAGGGGGGGTGCGAGAGCAGAGCGTGGCCCGCCTGCGGAAGGTGTCCTGGATGCCTCCGACCCCCAAGTGGATGATTTCAAAGACTGTGAGGAGCAGGCAGAGGAAAGACACAACGTACATCACCAGCAGGAAGATGGTCTTCTCGGTGGGGCGCGACACAAAGCAGTCCACAGTGTGCGGGCACGGCGAGCGAGTGCAGACGTAGGAGGCCATCACCTCAAAGCCGTAGAGGACATACTGGCCAAAGAGGAAGGCCACCTCGAAGGAGGTGCGCCAAAGCAGCTGGCACACGTAGACTTTCATCAGGC
Coding sequences:
- the LOC120818729 gene encoding gap junction gamma-1 protein: MSWSFLTRLLDEISNHSTFVGKIWLTMLIVFRIVLTAVGGESIYYDEQSKFVCNTQQPGCENVCYDAFAPLSHVRFWIFQVILITTPTIMYLGFAMHKIARTEDSEYCPPRTQKKRMPIVSRGAVRDYEEAEDNGEEDPMIAEEVKLEKLNKAEKSSGKKHDGRRRIMRDGLMKVYVCQLLWRTSFEVAFLFGQYVLYGFEVMASYVCTRSPCPHTVDCFVSRPTEKTIFLLVMYVVSFLCLLLTVFEIIHLGVGGIQDTFRRRATLCSRTPPSSSSRPGHAAPPGYHATMKKEKLKGEPRNSPMGDSGRESFRDELPSSRELERLRGHLKLAQQHLDLAYQADEGSPSRSSSPEGNAAAQMAAEQNRLNFAQEKQGEASEKGAQA
- the inha gene encoding LOW QUALITY PROTEIN: inhibin alpha chain (The sequence of the model RefSeq protein was modified relative to this genomic sequence to represent the inferred CDS: inserted 4 bases in 4 codons; deleted 4 bases in 2 codons; substituted 1 base at 1 genomic stop codon) — translated: MVSCAPFILGPLWIHALTQACMGEELSREAVLSWFTGRFLEGLGLEEXPVEVPDGHTAQPEARPAPXPRAAGVIHPTVETSEIILFPNSDSLCATTNSAPGETASSHCTYHVQPSARNLEMLVTSAHFWFHTGDGANSSAQLFIQTSAQERLRPAGAPSETGLDGWITYHLGLNQAGPPAEGPFLLQVRCPACQNHTNKSDKTPFLHLHARPRGPXPSAVDPLSDCLRAEIKISFEELGWAHWIAYAKLLTFQHCHGNCAAWDXTXVMRSLRVITTSYGGLSFQYETLPNIIPEECICI